The Streptomyces europaeiscabiei genome window below encodes:
- a CDS encoding spermine/spermidine synthase domain-containing protein — MPIIDEPEVDAPEVIDRREGPYGEVVLRRHGKLLQIIANGCFLMDTSDGRSERLLVDAALDALTGRSRPSVLIGGLGVGFSLAHAAADPRWGAITVVEREPSVIEWHRAGPLAEVSAEALADPRTDIVEADLVAYVNETSATFDALCLDIDNGPGWTVSEANQNLYSPAGLASCARVLRPGGVLAVWSAQPSAEFEETLRNAGFQQVRTEEIMVARGVPDVVHLAIRPG; from the coding sequence ATGCCCATCATCGACGAACCCGAGGTCGACGCACCCGAAGTCATCGACCGGCGCGAGGGTCCCTACGGCGAGGTCGTGCTGCGGCGGCACGGAAAGCTGCTGCAGATCATCGCCAACGGGTGCTTCCTGATGGACACCTCGGACGGACGCTCGGAACGGCTGCTGGTCGACGCCGCCCTCGACGCCCTGACCGGCCGTTCTCGGCCAAGTGTGCTGATCGGGGGTCTGGGTGTCGGCTTCTCGCTCGCACACGCCGCCGCGGATCCACGCTGGGGGGCGATCACGGTTGTCGAACGCGAACCCTCCGTCATCGAGTGGCACCGCGCGGGTCCGCTGGCAGAGGTGTCCGCGGAAGCGCTCGCGGACCCCCGTACGGACATCGTGGAAGCCGATCTCGTCGCGTACGTCAATGAGACATCCGCCACGTTCGACGCGCTCTGCCTGGACATCGACAACGGGCCCGGCTGGACCGTCTCCGAGGCCAACCAAAACCTGTACTCACCAGCTGGATTGGCAAGCTGTGCAAGGGTGTTGAGACCTGGTGGGGTGCTTGCCGTGTGGTCGGCGCAGCCTTCTGCGGAATTCGAGGAAACCTTGCGGAATGCCGGATTCCAACAGGTGCGTACCGAAGAGATCATGGTTGCCCGAGGAGTTCCGGACGTGGTGCACCTTGCGATCCGACCTGGATAG
- a CDS encoding GNAT family N-acetyltransferase, whose product MDGIVRAWIDGWVVSRGAAPPAVEPWGCTIDMGMAQHVTRHVFAATNDEVEEATVRKVADAVTGAGTWLKVFAESSRVGPWLGEGWWVDPEPGCLMSVRLRTHETPAPAPDGYRLRTWTLGGVTRVMVAAPDGSWAARGQIAPTGTTAVVDQIETSPDHRRRGLGTVVMRTLTRAALEQGAEVGVLGGTPDGRALYESLGWRVEAPLTSAKFTVSPSRMPWPSGRGGIEAPA is encoded by the coding sequence GTGGACGGAATCGTGCGGGCCTGGATCGACGGATGGGTCGTGTCGCGCGGTGCCGCGCCCCCGGCGGTCGAGCCGTGGGGGTGCACGATCGACATGGGCATGGCCCAGCACGTCACCCGCCACGTCTTCGCGGCGACGAACGACGAGGTCGAGGAGGCGACGGTCCGGAAGGTCGCGGACGCCGTCACCGGAGCCGGGACCTGGCTCAAGGTCTTCGCGGAATCGTCGAGGGTCGGCCCCTGGCTGGGTGAGGGCTGGTGGGTCGACCCGGAACCGGGCTGTCTGATGTCCGTGCGGCTCAGGACGCACGAGACCCCGGCCCCCGCCCCCGACGGCTATCGGCTCCGCACCTGGACGTTGGGTGGCGTGACCCGGGTGATGGTCGCCGCGCCGGACGGCTCCTGGGCCGCGCGCGGCCAGATCGCCCCGACCGGAACGACCGCGGTCGTCGACCAGATAGAGACGTCCCCGGACCACCGCCGCCGCGGCCTCGGCACGGTCGTCATGCGCACCCTCACCCGTGCCGCGCTCGAACAGGGCGCCGAGGTGGGGGTGCTGGGCGGAACGCCGGACGGGCGGGCGCTGTACGAGTCCCTGGGGTGGAGGGTGGAGGCGCCGCTGACGAGCGCGAAGTTCACCGTGTCTCCTTCGAGGATGCCCTGGCCTTCAGGCCGGGGAGGAATCGAAGCTCCCGCGTAG
- a CDS encoding sensor histidine kinase: protein MSGVGDPRSRNLGGAQSRKGAGPLSGLRPFSIKTKLGALVVISVLITTGLSMIAVHTKTELRFITVFSMIATLLITQFVAHSLTAPLDEMNAVARSISRGDYTRRVSENRRDELGDLAHTINLMADELEAQDRQRKELVANVSHELRTPIAGLRAVLENIVDGVTQADPETMRTALKQTERLGRLVETLLDLSRLDNGVVPLRRRRFEVWPYLSGVLKEAQMVSSARGGITSGSGNHTRTDVHLHLDVHPPELTANADPERIHQVVANLIDNAVKHSPAHGRVTVKARRGLTPESLDLEVLDEGPGIPESEWHRVFERFNRGAVSSPHGPGSDGGTGLGLAIARWAVDLHGGRIGVAESPKGCRIQVLLPGVPAQNGQRPAQV, encoded by the coding sequence ATGAGCGGAGTCGGTGACCCGAGGTCGCGGAATCTCGGAGGCGCGCAGTCGCGGAAGGGCGCGGGACCGCTCAGCGGCCTGCGTCCCTTCTCGATCAAGACGAAGCTCGGCGCGCTCGTCGTCATCTCGGTCCTGATCACGACCGGTCTGTCGATGATCGCGGTGCACACCAAGACGGAGCTGCGCTTCATCACGGTGTTCTCGATGATCGCCACGCTCTTGATTACGCAGTTCGTGGCGCATTCGCTCACCGCCCCCCTGGACGAGATGAACGCGGTCGCCCGGTCGATCTCGCGCGGCGACTACACCCGCCGGGTCAGCGAGAACCGCCGGGACGAGCTGGGCGACCTCGCGCACACGATCAACCTCATGGCCGACGAGCTGGAGGCCCAGGACCGCCAGCGCAAGGAACTCGTGGCGAACGTCTCCCACGAGCTCCGCACGCCCATCGCCGGCCTCCGTGCGGTCCTGGAGAACATCGTCGACGGTGTCACCCAGGCCGACCCCGAGACGATGCGTACGGCCCTGAAGCAGACGGAACGCCTGGGCCGCCTGGTGGAGACCCTGCTCGACCTCTCGCGCCTGGACAACGGCGTGGTCCCGCTGCGGCGCCGCCGCTTCGAGGTCTGGCCGTACCTCTCGGGCGTCCTCAAGGAGGCCCAGATGGTCTCCTCGGCCCGCGGCGGCATCACCTCCGGCTCCGGCAACCACACCCGCACGGACGTCCACCTGCACCTGGACGTCCACCCTCCGGAGCTCACCGCGAACGCGGACCCGGAGCGCATCCACCAGGTCGTCGCCAACCTCATCGACAACGCGGTCAAGCACAGCCCGGCGCACGGCCGAGTCACGGTGAAGGCCCGCCGCGGCCTCACCCCCGAGTCCCTCGACCTCGAAGTCCTCGACGAGGGTCCCGGCATCCCCGAATCCGAATGGCACCGCGTCTTCGAACGCTTCAACCGCGGCGCCGTCAGCTCCCCCCACGGCCCCGGCAGCGACGGCGGCACAGGCCTGGGGCTCGCGATCGCCCGCTGGGCGGTGGACCTCCACGGCGGCCGCATCGGCGTCGCCGAGTCCCCGAAGGGCTGCCGCATCCAGGTGCTCCTGCCGGGGGTGCCCGCACAGAACGGCCAGCGCCCGGCCCAGGTCTGA
- a CDS encoding multifunctional oxoglutarate decarboxylase/oxoglutarate dehydrogenase thiamine pyrophosphate-binding subunit/dihydrolipoyllysine-residue succinyltransferase subunit, which translates to MSPQSPSNSSISTDADQAGKNPAAAFGPNEWLVDEIYQQYLQDPNSVDRAWWDFFADYKPGAAAASAPASTAAAGAAATTTPAAPAAPAQAAPAAPAAPAPAAPKPVAAAPAPAPAKPAAAAPAKPAAAAPAKQAAPVAAAAGGPELITLRGPAAAVAKNMNASLELPTATSVRAVPVKLLFDNRIVINNHLKRARGGKISFTHLIGYAMVQAIKAMPSMNWHYAEKDGKPTLVKPPHVNFGLAIDLVKPNGDRQLVVAGIKKAETLNFFEFWQAYEDIVRRARDGKLTMDDFTGVTVSLTNPGGLGTVHSVPRLMPGQSVIMGVGSMDYPAEFQGTSQDTLNKLGIAKVMTLTSTYDHRVIQGAASGEFLRVVANSLLGENGFYDEIFEALRIPYEPVRWLKDIDASHDDDVTKAARVFELIHSYRVRGHVMADTDPLEYRQRKHPDLDITEHGLTLWDLEREFAVGGFAGKSLMKLRDILGVLRDSYCRTTGVEFMHIQDPKQRRWIQDRIERPHTKPEREEQLRILRRLNAAEAFETFLQTKYVGQKRFSLEGGESVIPLLDAVIDSAAESRLDEVVIGMAHRGRLNVLANIVGKSYAQIFREFEGNLDPKSMHGSGDVKYHLGAEGTFTGLDGEQIKVSLVANPSHLEAVDPIVEGVSRAKQDIINKGGTDFTVLPVALHGDAAFAGQGVVAETLNMSQLRGYRTGGTVHIVINNQVGFTAAPESSRSSMYATDVARMIEAPIFHVNGDDPEAVVRVARLAFEFRQAFNKDVVIDLICYRRRGHNESDNPAFTQPLMYDLIDKKRSVRKLYTESLIGRGDITLEEAEQALQDYQGQLEKVFTEVREATSQPVSGEVHDPQDGFPVAVNTAITAETVKRIAASQVNVPDHITAHPRLLPQLQRRAAMVEDGTIDWGMGETLAIGSLLLEGTPVRLAGQDSQRGTFGQRHAVIIDRETGEEFTPLMYLSEDQARLNVYNSLLSEYAAMGFEYGYSLARPESLVMWEAQFGDFVNGAQTVVDEFISSAEQKWGQTSGVTLLLPHGYEGQGPDHSSARPERFLQMCAQNNMTVAMPTSPSNYFHLLRWQVHNPHHKPLVVFTPKSMLRLKAAASKAEEFTSGEFRPVIGDGSVDPNAVKKVVFCAGKVYYDLEAERQKRGVTDTAIIRIERLYPLPGAEVQAEVNKYPNAEKYLWVQEEPANQGAWPFIALNLIDHLDLAVGADVPHGERLRRISRPHGSSPAVGSAKRHQAEQEQLVREVFEA; encoded by the coding sequence GTGTCGCCACAGTCCCCCAGTAACTCGAGCATCTCGACCGACGCAGACCAAGCGGGTAAGAACCCCGCCGCGGCCTTCGGTCCGAACGAGTGGCTCGTCGACGAGATCTATCAGCAGTACCTCCAGGACCCGAACTCGGTAGACCGAGCCTGGTGGGACTTCTTCGCCGACTACAAGCCAGGCGCAGCTGCCGCCTCGGCTCCGGCGAGCACTGCGGCCGCGGGAGCCGCAGCGACCACCACACCCGCGGCACCCGCCGCGCCGGCCCAGGCCGCACCCGCCGCCCCGGCCGCGCCCGCCCCCGCTGCCCCGAAGCCCGTCGCCGCCGCTCCGGCCCCGGCCCCCGCGAAGCCCGCGGCCGCCGCGCCCGCCAAGCCGGCGGCTGCCGCCCCGGCGAAGCAGGCCGCGCCCGTCGCTGCCGCCGCCGGGGGCCCGGAGCTGATCACGCTGCGCGGCCCCGCCGCCGCGGTCGCGAAGAACATGAACGCCTCCCTGGAACTGCCCACGGCCACGTCCGTGCGCGCCGTCCCGGTGAAGCTGCTGTTCGACAACCGCATCGTCATCAACAACCACCTGAAGCGCGCCCGGGGCGGGAAGATCTCCTTCACGCACCTGATCGGCTACGCGATGGTGCAGGCCATCAAGGCCATGCCGTCGATGAACTGGCACTACGCGGAGAAGGACGGGAAGCCCACCCTCGTCAAGCCGCCGCACGTCAACTTCGGCCTCGCCATCGACCTGGTGAAGCCCAACGGCGACCGTCAGCTGGTCGTCGCGGGCATCAAGAAGGCCGAGACGCTGAACTTCTTCGAGTTCTGGCAGGCCTACGAGGACATCGTCCGCCGCGCCCGCGACGGCAAGCTGACGATGGACGACTTCACCGGTGTCACGGTCTCCCTGACCAACCCCGGCGGCCTCGGCACCGTCCACTCCGTGCCGCGTCTGATGCCCGGTCAGTCGGTCATCATGGGCGTCGGCTCGATGGACTACCCGGCCGAGTTCCAGGGCACCAGCCAGGACACCCTGAACAAGCTCGGCATCGCGAAGGTCATGACGCTCACGTCGACCTACGACCACCGGGTCATCCAGGGCGCCGCCTCCGGCGAGTTCCTGCGCGTCGTCGCCAACTCCCTCCTCGGGGAGAACGGCTTCTACGACGAGATCTTCGAGGCGCTGCGCATCCCCTACGAGCCGGTCCGCTGGCTCAAGGACATCGACGCCAGCCACGACGACGACGTCACCAAGGCCGCGCGCGTCTTCGAGCTGATCCACTCCTACCGGGTCCGCGGCCACGTCATGGCCGACACCGACCCGCTGGAGTACCGCCAGCGCAAGCACCCCGACCTCGACATCACCGAGCACGGGCTCACCCTGTGGGACCTGGAGCGCGAGTTCGCGGTCGGCGGTTTCGCGGGCAAGTCCCTGATGAAGCTCCGCGACATTCTCGGCGTCCTGCGTGACTCGTACTGCCGTACGACCGGCGTCGAGTTCATGCACATCCAGGACCCGAAGCAGCGCCGCTGGATCCAGGACCGCATCGAGCGCCCACACACCAAGCCGGAGCGCGAGGAGCAGCTGCGCATCCTGCGCCGGCTGAACGCGGCCGAGGCCTTCGAGACCTTCCTGCAGACGAAGTACGTCGGCCAGAAGCGCTTCTCACTCGAAGGCGGCGAGTCGGTCATCCCGCTGCTCGACGCGGTCATCGACTCGGCGGCGGAGTCCCGTCTCGACGAGGTCGTCATCGGCATGGCCCACCGCGGCCGGCTGAACGTCCTGGCGAACATCGTCGGCAAGTCGTACGCCCAGATCTTCCGCGAGTTCGAGGGCAACCTCGACCCGAAGTCGATGCACGGCTCCGGCGACGTGAAGTACCACCTGGGTGCCGAGGGCACCTTCACGGGCCTCGACGGCGAGCAGATCAAGGTCAGCCTGGTCGCGAACCCCTCGCACCTGGAAGCCGTGGACCCGATCGTCGAAGGTGTCTCCCGCGCCAAGCAGGACATCATCAACAAGGGCGGCACGGACTTCACGGTCCTGCCGGTGGCCCTGCACGGCGACGCGGCCTTCGCGGGCCAGGGCGTGGTGGCCGAGACCCTGAACATGTCGCAGCTGCGCGGCTACCGCACCGGCGGCACGGTCCACATCGTCATCAACAACCAGGTCGGCTTCACGGCCGCCCCGGAGTCCTCGCGTTCCTCGATGTACGCCACGGACGTGGCGCGCATGATCGAGGCCCCGATCTTCCACGTGAACGGCGACGACCCGGAGGCCGTGGTCCGCGTCGCGCGGCTGGCGTTCGAGTTCCGCCAGGCGTTCAACAAGGACGTGGTGATCGACCTCATCTGCTACCGCCGCCGCGGTCACAACGAGTCGGACAACCCGGCCTTCACCCAGCCGCTGATGTACGACCTGATCGACAAGAAGCGCTCGGTGCGCAAGCTGTACACCGAGTCCCTCATCGGTCGCGGCGACATCACCCTGGAAGAGGCCGAGCAGGCCCTGCAGGACTACCAGGGCCAGCTGGAGAAGGTCTTCACGGAGGTCCGCGAGGCCACCTCGCAGCCGGTCTCCGGCGAGGTCCACGACCCGCAGGACGGCTTCCCGGTCGCGGTGAACACCGCGATCACGGCGGAGACCGTCAAGCGCATCGCCGCGTCCCAGGTCAACGTCCCGGACCACATCACCGCCCACCCGCGTCTGCTGCCGCAGCTGCAGCGCCGGGCGGCCATGGTCGAGGACGGCACGATCGACTGGGGCATGGGCGAGACCCTCGCGATCGGCTCTCTCCTCCTGGAGGGCACCCCGGTCCGCCTGGCCGGCCAGGACTCGCAGCGCGGCACCTTCGGCCAGCGTCACGCGGTGATCATCGACCGTGAGACGGGCGAGGAGTTCACGCCGCTGATGTACCTCTCCGAGGACCAGGCGCGGCTGAACGTCTACAACTCCCTGCTCTCCGAGTACGCGGCGATGGGCTTCGAGTACGGCTACTCGCTCGCCCGTCCCGAGTCCCTGGTGATGTGGGAGGCCCAGTTCGGCGACTTCGTCAACGGCGCCCAGACGGTCGTGGACGAGTTCATCTCGTCGGCGGAGCAGAAGTGGGGCCAGACGTCCGGCGTCACCCTGCTGCTCCCGCACGGCTACGAGGGCCAGGGCCCGGACCACTCGTCCGCCCGCCCGGAGCGCTTCCTCCAGATGTGCGCCCAGAACAACATGACGGTCGCGATGCCGACCTCGCCGTCGAACTACTTCCACCTCCTGCGGTGGCAGGTGCACAACCCGCACCACAAGCCGCTGGTCGTCTTCACCCCGAAATCGATGCTGCGCCTCAAGGCCGCTGCGTCGAAGGCGGAGGAGTTCACGAGCGGCGAGTTCCGCCCGGTCATCGGCGACGGCTCGGTCGACCCGAACGCGGTCAAGAAGGTCGTCTTCTGCGCCGGCAAGGTCTACTACGACCTGGAGGCCGAGCGTCAGAAGCGCGGCGTCACGGACACGGCGATCATCCGCATCGAGCGCCTCTACCCGCTGCCGGGTGCCGAGGTCCAGGCCGAGGTCAACAAGTACCCGAACGCCGAGAAATACCTCTGGGTCCAGGAGGAGCCGGCGAACCAGGGCGCCTGGCCCTTCATCGCCCTCAACCTGATCGACCACCTCGACCTCGCGGTCGGCGCGGACGTCCCGCACGGCGAGCGCCTGCGCCGCATCTCCCGCCCGCACGGCTCGTCGCCGGCGGTGGGTTCGGCCAAGCGGCACCAGGCCGAGCAGGAGCAGTTGGTGCGTGAGGTGTTCGAGGCCTGA
- a CDS encoding response regulator transcription factor: protein MEQTHTTHSSTTATPGAQRRVLVVEDDPTIVDAIAARLRAEGFVVQTATDGPAAVDTAEAWQPDLLILDIMLPGFDGLEVCRRVQAQRPVPVLMLTARDDETDMLVGLGVGADDYMTKPFSMRELAARVHVLLRRVERAALAATTPRSGILRLGELEIDHAQRRVRVRSEDVHLTPTEFDLLVCLANTPRAVLSREQLLAEVWDWADASGTRTVDSHIKALRRKIGAERIRTVHGVGYALETPTP from the coding sequence ATGGAGCAGACACACACCACCCACAGCAGCACCACAGCGACGCCGGGCGCACAGCGCCGGGTGCTCGTGGTCGAGGACGACCCGACGATCGTCGACGCCATCGCGGCCCGCCTGCGCGCCGAGGGCTTCGTCGTGCAGACCGCGACCGACGGGCCGGCCGCGGTCGACACCGCGGAGGCCTGGCAGCCCGACCTGCTGATCCTCGACATCATGCTGCCCGGCTTCGACGGCCTGGAGGTGTGCAGGCGCGTCCAGGCCCAGCGGCCCGTCCCCGTGCTGATGCTCACCGCCCGGGACGACGAGACGGACATGCTGGTCGGGCTCGGCGTCGGTGCCGACGACTACATGACCAAGCCGTTCTCCATGCGTGAGCTGGCCGCCCGCGTGCACGTCCTGCTGCGCCGGGTGGAGCGGGCCGCGCTGGCCGCCACCACACCTCGCTCGGGCATCCTGCGCCTCGGCGAGCTGGAGATCGACCACGCGCAGCGCCGTGTCCGGGTGCGCAGCGAGGACGTACACCTCACGCCCACCGAGTTCGACCTCCTCGTATGTCTCGCGAACACCCCGCGTGCCGTACTCTCGCGCGAACAACTGCTCGCCGAGGTGTGGGACTGGGCGGACGCGTCCGGGACGCGGACCGTGGACAGCCACATCAAGGCGCTGCGGCGGAAGATCGGCGCGGAGCGGATCCGCACGGTGCACGGTGTGGGGTACGCCCTGGAGACCCCGACCCCCTGA
- a CDS encoding RNA-guided endonuclease InsQ/TnpB family protein, translating to MKIVAQVKLLPASAHDADALAATLRACNRAANAASEVAFARDLKRRNGLQDAVYHRIKADFDLGAQAAVRTVKKVCDAYATLKANLRAGNYGPEGSKRRAKVEAKPIRFREGAAQPYDDRILTWNLDARTVSVWTVAGRIKGIPFVCAPGAMRLLASRKGESDLVMRDGMFFLVATIDAAEPEAYEPDGFLGVDLGIVNIATTSDGEIMAGRQVNRYRQRKRDLRTRLQKKRTKSTARVLKRQRRKESRYATQRNHIIAKKLVATAERTSRGIGLEDLSGIRQRVTARKDQRARLHSWAFAQLGAFVEYKAKRAGVPVVHVDPRNTSRQCSECWHTHRTNRTGQARFACRSCGIVLHADHNGSRNIAHRADAAWKRGAVNRPSTA from the coding sequence GTGAAGATTGTCGCGCAGGTGAAGTTGTTGCCTGCGTCCGCTCATGACGCGGACGCACTGGCAGCGACCCTGCGCGCCTGCAACCGGGCCGCGAACGCGGCGTCCGAGGTGGCGTTCGCGAGGGACCTGAAGCGCCGGAACGGGTTGCAGGATGCCGTGTACCACCGCATCAAGGCCGACTTTGATCTCGGGGCGCAGGCTGCCGTACGCACCGTCAAGAAGGTGTGTGATGCGTACGCCACGCTCAAGGCGAACCTGCGGGCCGGGAACTACGGCCCCGAGGGATCCAAGCGCCGGGCCAAGGTGGAGGCGAAGCCGATCCGTTTCCGGGAGGGTGCGGCGCAGCCGTACGACGACCGCATCCTGACCTGGAACCTGGACGCCCGGACCGTGTCCGTCTGGACGGTTGCCGGGCGGATCAAGGGCATCCCGTTCGTGTGCGCGCCCGGGGCGATGCGCCTGCTGGCCTCCCGCAAGGGAGAATCCGACCTGGTGATGCGGGACGGCATGTTCTTCCTGGTCGCCACCATCGACGCCGCCGAACCCGAGGCGTACGAGCCTGACGGTTTCCTCGGGGTGGATCTCGGCATCGTCAACATCGCCACCACCTCCGACGGCGAGATCATGGCCGGACGTCAGGTCAACCGGTACCGGCAGCGCAAGCGTGACCTGCGCACCAGGCTCCAGAAGAAGCGCACCAAGAGCACGGCCCGGGTCCTCAAGCGCCAGCGGCGCAAGGAATCCCGGTACGCCACCCAGCGCAACCACATCATCGCCAAGAAGCTCGTCGCCACCGCTGAACGCACCTCCCGGGGCATCGGACTGGAAGACCTGTCCGGTATCCGCCAGAGGGTTACGGCCAGGAAAGACCAGCGGGCACGACTGCACTCCTGGGCGTTCGCCCAGCTCGGCGCGTTCGTCGAGTACAAAGCCAAGCGGGCAGGTGTGCCCGTGGTCCATGTGGACCCGCGCAACACCTCCCGCCAGTGCTCCGAGTGCTGGCACACGCACCGGACCAACCGGACCGGCCAAGCCCGGTTCGCGTGCAGATCCTGCGGGATCGTCCTGCACGCGGACCACAACGGCTCCCGCAACATCGCCCACCGGGCCGATGCCGCGTGGAAGCGGGGCGCAGTCAACCGCCCCAGTACCGCCTAG
- a CDS encoding DUF6104 family protein has translation MYFTDRGIEELEKRRGEEEVSFEWLAEQLRTFVDLNPDFEVPVERLATWLARLDDEDEDE, from the coding sequence ATGTACTTCACGGACCGTGGCATCGAGGAACTGGAGAAGCGGCGCGGCGAGGAGGAGGTCTCCTTCGAGTGGCTCGCCGAGCAGTTGCGGACGTTCGTCGATCTGAACCCGGACTTCGAGGTGCCGGTGGAGCGGCTGGCGACGTGGCTGGCGCGGCTGGACGACGAGGACGAGGACGAGTAA
- the lon gene encoding endopeptidase La produces MASTSSPLTLPVLPLDEEVVLPGMVVPLDLNDTDVRAAVEAAQAAARAEPGKPKVLLVPRIDGAYAGTGVLGTVEQVGRLADGDPGALIRAVRRVRIGAGTTGPGAALWVEGTSVDENVSDPLPGQVAELVKEYKALATSWLRKRAAWQVVDRVQAIDDVSALADNSGYSPFLTTEQKIQLLETGDPVARLKLATQQLRDHLAEQDVAETIAKDVQEGVEKQQREFLLRRQLEAVRKELRELNGEQDGEESDDYRARVEAADLPEAVREAALKEVDKLERSSDQSPEGGWIRTWLDTVLELPWNERTEDSYDIRGAQRVLDAEHAGLQDVKERITEYLAVRKRRADRGLGVVGGRRGGAVLALVGPPGVGKTSLGESVAHAMGRKFVRVALGGVRDEAEIRGHRRTYVGALPGRIVRAIKEAGSMNPVVLLDEIDKVGSDFRGDPAAALLEVLDPAQNHTFRDHYLEVELDLSDVVFLATANVLEAIPEALLDRMELVRLDGYTEDEKVVIARDHLLPRQLDRAGLGADEVVLDESALRRLAGEYTREAGVRNLERSVARLLRKVAAQHELGQRKLPFTVTDGDLRELIGRPHHVPESAQDPAERRTAVPGVATGLAVTGAGGDVLYVEASLADPETGAAGLTLTGQLGDVMKESAQIALSFLRSHGAELELPVADLKDRGVHIHFPAGAVPKDGPSAGVTMTTALASLLSGRLVRTDVAMTGEVSLTGRVLPIGGVKQKLLAAHRAGVTTVIIPKRNEADLDDVPAEVLDKLDVHAVTDVRQVLELALAPARAGVEVPVAA; encoded by the coding sequence ATGGCATCGACGTCCTCACCGCTCACCCTGCCCGTGCTGCCGCTCGACGAAGAGGTCGTGCTGCCGGGAATGGTGGTGCCGCTGGACCTCAATGACACGGATGTTCGGGCCGCGGTAGAGGCCGCGCAGGCGGCGGCGCGCGCGGAGCCGGGGAAGCCGAAGGTGCTGCTGGTGCCGCGGATCGACGGGGCGTACGCGGGCACGGGCGTGCTCGGGACCGTCGAGCAGGTCGGCCGGCTGGCCGACGGTGATCCCGGGGCGCTCATCCGCGCCGTTCGCCGGGTGCGGATCGGCGCCGGGACCACCGGGCCCGGCGCCGCCCTGTGGGTCGAGGGGACGAGCGTCGACGAGAACGTGTCGGATCCGCTGCCCGGGCAGGTCGCCGAACTTGTCAAGGAGTACAAGGCACTTGCCACCAGCTGGCTGCGCAAGCGCGCTGCCTGGCAGGTCGTGGACCGGGTGCAGGCGATCGACGACGTGTCGGCGCTCGCCGACAACTCCGGGTACTCGCCGTTCCTCACCACCGAGCAGAAGATCCAGCTCCTGGAGACCGGCGACCCCGTCGCCCGGCTGAAGCTCGCCACCCAGCAGTTGCGTGACCACCTTGCCGAGCAGGACGTCGCCGAGACCATCGCCAAGGACGTCCAGGAGGGCGTCGAGAAGCAGCAGCGCGAGTTCCTGCTGCGGCGGCAGCTCGAAGCCGTGCGCAAGGAACTGCGTGAGCTGAACGGCGAGCAGGACGGTGAGGAGTCCGACGACTACCGGGCACGCGTCGAGGCCGCCGATCTGCCGGAGGCGGTACGGGAGGCCGCGCTCAAGGAGGTCGACAAGCTGGAGCGGTCGAGTGACCAGTCGCCCGAGGGCGGCTGGATCCGGACCTGGCTCGACACTGTGCTCGAACTGCCCTGGAACGAACGGACCGAGGACTCCTACGACATCCGGGGTGCCCAGCGGGTGCTCGACGCCGAGCACGCCGGGCTGCAGGACGTGAAGGAGCGCATCACCGAGTACCTCGCGGTGCGCAAGCGGCGTGCGGACCGGGGGCTGGGTGTCGTCGGCGGGCGGCGCGGCGGTGCCGTGCTCGCGCTCGTCGGGCCGCCCGGTGTCGGCAAGACCAGCCTCGGCGAGTCCGTGGCCCACGCGATGGGGCGGAAGTTCGTCCGGGTCGCGCTCGGCGGCGTACGGGACGAGGCGGAGATCCGCGGACACCGGCGTACGTATGTGGGCGCCCTGCCCGGTCGGATCGTCCGGGCGATCAAGGAGGCGGGCTCCATGAACCCCGTCGTCCTGCTCGACGAGATCGACAAGGTCGGCTCCGACTTCCGGGGCGACCCGGCCGCCGCGCTGCTCGAAGTCCTCGACCCCGCGCAGAACCACACCTTCCGGGACCACTACCTGGAGGTCGAGCTGGACCTGAGCGACGTCGTCTTCCTGGCCACGGCCAACGTCCTGGAGGCGATCCCGGAGGCGCTGCTCGACCGTATGGAACTTGTCCGGCTGGACGGCTACACGGAGGACGAGAAGGTCGTCATCGCCCGGGACCACCTGCTGCCCCGGCAGCTGGACCGGGCCGGGCTCGGCGCCGACGAGGTCGTCCTCGACGAGAGCGCGCTGCGCAGGCTCGCCGGTGAGTACACGCGCGAGGCGGGCGTACGGAACCTGGAGCGGTCGGTCGCGCGGCTGCTGCGCAAGGTCGCGGCCCAGCACGAACTGGGGCAGCGGAAGCTGCCGTTCACCGTCACCGACGGGGACCTGCGCGAGCTCATCGGGCGGCCGCACCACGTGCCCGAGTCGGCCCAGGACCCGGCGGAGCGCCGTACGGCCGTGCCGGGCGTCGCGACCGGGCTCGCGGTCACCGGTGCGGGCGGCGACGTGCTCTACGTCGAGGCGTCGCTCGCCGACCCGGAGACGGGTGCGGCGGGGCTGACCCTGACCGGCCAGCTGGGCGATGTGATGAAGGAGTCCGCGCAGATCGCGCTCTCCTTCCTCCGCTCGCACGGCGCGGAGCTGGAGCTGCCGGTCGCGGACCTGAAGGACCGGGGTGTGCACATCCACTTCCCGGCGGGCGCGGTCCCCAAGGACGGCCCGAGCGCCGGCGTCACCATGACGACGGCCCTCGCCTCGCTCCTGTCCGGCCGGCTCGTCCGCACCGACGTGGCGATGACCGGTGAGGTCTCGCTGACGGGGCGGGTGCTGCCCATCGGCGGTGTGAAGCAGAAGCTGCTCGCCGCGCACCGGGCCGGCGTCACGACCGTCATCATCCCGAAGCGGAACGAGGCGGACCTCGACGACGTCCCCGCCGAGGTTCTCGACAAGCTCGACGTCCACGCGGTCACCGATGTCCGCCAGGTGTTGGAGCTGGCGCTCGCCCCGGCGCGGGCGGGGGTGGAGGTGCCGGTGGCCGCGTGA